The following coding sequences are from one Sulfitobacter sp. HNIBRBA3233 window:
- a CDS encoding aminotransferase: MTTPRTATTFAPPVMEARRWLDGVTFRADRPLINVSQAAPVDPPHPQMRAAMSAAVLEDDDIHLYGPVLGLPALRQTLAQRTTAIYGGAVAPDQVAITSGCNQAFAAAIASLCAEGDEVILPTPWYFNHKMWLDMAGVQAVPLACDDSMLPNVEACAALISDRTRAIALVTPNNPTGQEYPAPLMEAFFDLAQSRGIALIVDETYRDFHLQSGAPHALFTRADWDDTLIHLYSFSKAYRLTGHRVGALITSAARLAEVEKFLDTVAICPSQLGQHAALWGMRNLDQWLAGEREEILLRRAAIAEHFPPFAADGWTLLGLGGYFAYLRHPFALSSADLAPLLVREAGILCLPGTMFHPDGAAAGETELRIAFANLDATGIGEMFARLAKLDLPRR, translated from the coding sequence ATGACCACACCCCGCACCGCAACCACCTTCGCACCGCCGGTGATGGAGGCACGCCGCTGGCTCGACGGTGTGACCTTCCGCGCCGACCGCCCGCTGATCAACGTCAGCCAGGCCGCCCCCGTCGATCCGCCCCACCCGCAGATGCGCGCGGCGATGTCGGCGGCGGTACTGGAAGACGACGACATCCATCTCTACGGGCCGGTGCTGGGTCTGCCCGCCTTGCGCCAGACCCTCGCACAGCGCACCACGGCGATCTACGGCGGCGCGGTCGCGCCCGATCAGGTCGCGATCACCTCGGGCTGCAACCAGGCCTTCGCGGCGGCCATTGCATCGCTCTGCGCCGAGGGAGACGAGGTGATCCTGCCCACACCTTGGTATTTCAATCACAAGATGTGGCTCGATATGGCGGGTGTGCAGGCCGTGCCGCTGGCCTGCGACGACAGCATGCTGCCCAACGTGGAGGCCTGCGCCGCGCTGATCAGCGACCGCACCCGCGCCATCGCACTGGTCACACCCAACAACCCCACAGGACAGGAATACCCCGCTCCCCTGATGGAGGCCTTCTTCGACCTCGCGCAGAGCCGTGGCATCGCGCTGATCGTCGACGAGACATACCGCGATTTCCACCTTCAAAGCGGCGCGCCACACGCGCTCTTCACCCGCGCGGATTGGGACGACACGCTGATCCATCTCTATTCCTTCTCGAAAGCCTACCGGCTGACCGGTCACCGCGTGGGCGCGCTGATCACCTCCGCCGCGCGGCTGGCCGAAGTAGAAAAGTTCCTCGATACAGTCGCCATCTGCCCCAGCCAGCTCGGGCAGCACGCAGCCCTCTGGGGCATGCGCAACCTCGACCAGTGGCTCGCGGGCGAACGCGAGGAGATCCTCTTGCGCCGTGCCGCCATCGCCGAACACTTCCCCCCCTTCGCCGCCGACGGCTGGACGCTGCTGGGTCTTGGCGGGTATTTCGCCTACCTGCGGCATCCCTTCGCGCTCTCCAGCGCCGATCTGGCGCCCCTGCTGGTGCGCGAGGCGGGCATTCTGTGCCTGCCGGGAACCATGTTCCATCCCGACGGTGCGGCCGCCGGCGAAACCGAGCTGCGCATCGCCTTCGCCAATCTCGACGCCACCGGCATCGGCGAGATGTTCGCGCGGCTCGCCAAGCTGGATCTGCCCCGCCGCTAG
- a CDS encoding divergent polysaccharide deacetylase family protein, translating into MARGVLSGIGLGAVFSVGAAVAISVLVPVQPARAPETALVDGVAPAPEPLPAPSVTVVPQGGSVATSTQPQVTLRAPAEEVAPEAPAAAAQPPAVTSEPPRTESAQAPAPAPVTVPPADETVSRATEAPARPTDTTVADATPDIPDRPSLPETGPVADLGDAAPVPPTVAPVAEEDEPVLPNPQALAPMIPDDTADPGVDTTAAAPLPTVVPEDGESFVVVEPAPAAPDPAPAAVPDTGTTGTDEPAQTESDEALPADRRTAQSDRPRVLAVPGTQGVAQTANSRPRIGTPANTLINPAPQTTDIETIDMTESADEGAELPPIRRFAAPFENPQDKPLMSIVLIDEGVDLAGGEIGLPALSSFPYPVSFAVAANLPDAAERMARYRAEGFEVLAMVDLPTGARPADAEVSLGVALGGLTEVVGVLDGTGEGLQASRETADQVTQILKSEGLGLVAQSKGLDSMPKLAVKEGVPAAPVFRDFDSNGQDARVIRRFLDQAAFKAGQEGAVIMLGRLRPETVKALLVWGLADRASSVALAPVSAVLLDQL; encoded by the coding sequence ATGGCGCGAGGCGTGTTGAGCGGTATCGGATTGGGCGCGGTATTCAGCGTCGGAGCGGCAGTTGCGATCTCCGTTCTGGTTCCGGTCCAGCCGGCGCGCGCGCCCGAGACCGCGCTTGTCGATGGTGTCGCCCCCGCGCCGGAGCCGTTGCCCGCACCGTCCGTCACCGTCGTGCCGCAAGGCGGCAGCGTGGCGACCTCGACGCAGCCGCAGGTAACCCTGCGCGCCCCTGCCGAGGAGGTCGCGCCAGAAGCGCCCGCCGCAGCTGCGCAGCCGCCCGCCGTAACTTCCGAGCCGCCCCGGACCGAGAGCGCGCAGGCACCGGCCCCCGCGCCGGTCACCGTCCCGCCAGCGGATGAAACCGTGTCCCGCGCCACCGAGGCGCCCGCGCGCCCGACAGATACGACAGTCGCGGATGCAACACCCGATATTCCGGATCGTCCCTCGCTGCCGGAAACCGGTCCGGTGGCCGATCTTGGGGATGCGGCGCCAGTGCCGCCGACCGTGGCCCCGGTTGCCGAAGAGGACGAGCCCGTATTGCCGAACCCGCAGGCGCTGGCCCCGATGATCCCCGATGACACCGCCGACCCAGGCGTCGACACCACGGCGGCGGCCCCGCTGCCTACGGTTGTGCCGGAAGACGGGGAGAGCTTTGTCGTGGTGGAGCCTGCGCCAGCGGCGCCTGATCCGGCGCCCGCCGCTGTGCCAGACACCGGCACCACCGGAACGGATGAACCGGCCCAGACCGAAAGCGATGAGGCATTGCCGGCGGACAGACGGACCGCACAGTCCGATCGCCCGCGCGTTCTGGCCGTGCCGGGCACACAGGGTGTGGCGCAAACCGCCAACTCGCGGCCGCGCATCGGGACACCGGCAAACACATTGATCAATCCCGCCCCGCAAACCACCGACATCGAAACCATCGACATGACCGAATCCGCGGACGAGGGCGCGGAGCTTCCGCCGATCCGGCGGTTCGCCGCACCCTTCGAGAATCCGCAGGACAAACCGTTGATGAGCATTGTCCTGATTGACGAGGGTGTGGACCTTGCCGGTGGTGAAATCGGGCTTCCGGCACTGTCGAGCTTTCCCTATCCCGTCAGCTTCGCGGTTGCGGCCAATCTGCCCGATGCGGCAGAGCGGATGGCGCGCTACCGTGCGGAAGGCTTCGAGGTGCTTGCCATGGTCGATTTGCCCACCGGCGCGCGGCCTGCGGACGCCGAGGTATCGCTGGGCGTCGCCCTTGGCGGTCTGACAGAAGTCGTCGGCGTTCTGGACGGGACCGGCGAGGGGCTGCAAGCCAGCCGCGAAACCGCCGATCAGGTGACGCAGATCCTCAAGAGCGAGGGTCTGGGACTGGTCGCGCAGAGCAAGGGGCTCGACAGCATGCCAAAGCTCGCGGTCAAGGAGGGCGTTCCGGCCGCACCCGTGTTCCGCGATTTCGACAGCAACGGTCAGGACGCGCGGGTGATCCGGCGGTTCCTCGATCAGGCCGCGTTCAAGGCGGGGCAGGAGGGCGCGGTCATCATGCTGGGCCGTTTGCGCCCCGAGACCGTAAAGGCGCTGCTGGTCTGGGGCCTTGCGGACCGCGCAAGCAGCGTGGCGCTCGCACCGGTATCGGCGGTTCTGCTCGACCAGTTGTAA
- a CDS encoding LysE family translocator, whose protein sequence is MTISHLLAFNAVLIVSILSPGAAFLTAVRASVSYGRRAGIATGLGLGTMASLWTLAALLGMDAIFALFPWAFALLKTGGALYLIWLAYKTWRGAASLPSATGRPTRRAFVDGFLVNLGNPKSVLFAAAVLVVVFPPDLTAGEIAFITLNHLTLEILFYTGCAVLLNAPAARSRYLAVKPLLDRLSALLLGALGLKLLLQR, encoded by the coding sequence ATGACGATTTCCCACCTGCTGGCCTTCAACGCGGTGCTGATCGTGTCGATCCTCAGCCCCGGCGCGGCCTTTCTGACGGCGGTGCGGGCGTCGGTCTCCTACGGGCGCCGCGCGGGGATCGCAACCGGCCTCGGCCTCGGGACGATGGCAAGCCTCTGGACGCTGGCCGCGCTTCTGGGAATGGACGCGATCTTTGCCCTGTTTCCCTGGGCCTTCGCCCTGCTCAAGACGGGCGGCGCGCTGTATCTGATCTGGCTGGCCTACAAGACCTGGCGCGGGGCGGCGTCGCTGCCTTCCGCCACCGGCAGGCCGACCCGCCGCGCCTTCGTGGACGGCTTTCTGGTCAATCTGGGCAATCCCAAGTCGGTTCTCTTCGCGGCCGCCGTGCTGGTCGTGGTTTTCCCGCCCGACCTGACCGCGGGCGAGATCGCGTTTATCACGCTCAATCACCTGACCCTCGAAATCCTCTTCTATACCGGTTGCGCCGTGCTGCTGAATGCCCCCGCCGCGCGCAGTCGCTATCTTGCGGTCAAGCCGCTGCTCGACCGGCTCTCGGCCCTGCTGCTGGGGGCGCTCGGCCTCAAACTTCTGCTTCAAAGGTAA
- a CDS encoding peptidyl-prolyl cis-trans isomerase encodes MAKRSSISKTAMWILMGLLFLGLGGFGAVNLSGNIRTIGTVGDKSIAVDTYARELQQELRAIGQQTGEAMTFQQAQQLGLDRAVLVRLMRDRALDHEADQIGLSIGDAALRERIVSIPAFQGLDGTFDRDAYADTLNRVGLGEAEFETDLRNEAARQILQGAVTSGVEMPAAYAETLVAYVGETRDFTWVRLDETMLEEPVEDPETEALRAYFDANTGDFTLPATKRITYAMLSPADIIDTVELPEEELRAEYAAREAQYNQPERRLVERLVFANQEAADRAAAALEVNGSTFEALVEERGLSLQDIDLGDVARSDLGAAADAVFSAEAGSVVGPAPTPLGPALFRVNAVLPAQEITFEEAEPELRDALATDRAIRVVEAMAEDFDDRLAGGATLEQLGENTEMTVRQIDWTEETSDDIAAYEGFRAAARDLAEGDFPQIRQLADGSVFAMRLDESLPERPATFEEVREEVTQAWRNERIVTRLTARAEEIAAALANGTSLAEQGLNPQTVTDQDRSAFITGTPTGFMNEVFEMDLDETRVLPGAQSVALVRLDAVNPASENAQAQALADQLREQQNEALSRALFSVYAQDVLNRAGQAIDQRAINAVHVNFQ; translated from the coding sequence ATGGCCAAGCGATCGAGCATTTCGAAAACCGCGATGTGGATTCTGATGGGGCTTTTGTTCCTCGGTCTGGGCGGCTTTGGCGCCGTCAACCTGAGCGGCAACATCCGCACCATCGGCACCGTCGGGGACAAGTCGATTGCCGTGGATACTTACGCGCGCGAGTTGCAGCAGGAATTGCGCGCCATCGGCCAGCAGACCGGTGAGGCGATGACATTCCAGCAGGCCCAGCAACTGGGCCTCGACCGCGCGGTACTGGTGCGGCTGATGCGCGACCGCGCGCTCGACCACGAGGCGGACCAGATCGGCCTGTCCATCGGGGATGCGGCGCTGCGCGAACGCATCGTGTCGATCCCCGCCTTTCAGGGGCTGGACGGCACCTTCGATCGCGATGCCTATGCCGACACGCTCAACCGCGTGGGCCTTGGCGAGGCCGAATTCGAAACCGACCTGCGCAACGAAGCCGCCCGCCAGATCCTTCAGGGCGCGGTGACAAGCGGCGTGGAGATGCCCGCCGCCTACGCCGAAACCCTTGTGGCCTACGTCGGAGAGACCCGTGATTTCACTTGGGTCCGTCTGGACGAGACCATGCTGGAAGAGCCTGTCGAGGACCCCGAGACAGAGGCCTTGCGCGCCTATTTCGACGCCAACACCGGTGATTTCACCCTGCCCGCCACAAAGCGGATCACCTATGCCATGCTCTCGCCCGCCGACATCATCGACACCGTCGAGTTGCCGGAAGAAGAACTGCGTGCCGAATACGCGGCCCGCGAAGCCCAGTACAACCAGCCCGAGCGGCGGCTGGTCGAGCGTCTGGTCTTTGCCAATCAGGAGGCCGCCGACCGCGCCGCGGCAGCGCTGGAAGTCAACGGCAGCACCTTCGAGGCGCTGGTCGAGGAGCGCGGCCTGTCGTTGCAGGACATCGATCTGGGCGATGTAGCCCGCAGTGATCTGGGTGCCGCCGCCGACGCGGTCTTCAGCGCCGAGGCGGGCAGCGTGGTCGGCCCCGCGCCCACACCGCTCGGCCCCGCGCTGTTTCGTGTGAACGCCGTGCTGCCCGCGCAGGAAATCACCTTCGAGGAAGCAGAGCCGGAATTGCGCGACGCCCTTGCCACCGACCGCGCGATCCGCGTGGTCGAGGCGATGGCCGAGGACTTCGACGACCGCCTTGCGGGGGGCGCGACCCTCGAACAGCTGGGCGAGAATACCGAGATGACGGTCCGACAAATCGACTGGACCGAAGAGACCAGCGACGACATTGCCGCCTACGAAGGTTTCCGCGCGGCGGCCCGTGACCTCGCCGAGGGCGATTTCCCGCAGATCCGCCAGCTTGCGGATGGCAGCGTCTTCGCGATGCGTCTCGACGAATCCCTGCCCGAGCGCCCCGCCACTTTCGAGGAAGTGCGCGAGGAGGTCACGCAGGCATGGCGCAACGAGCGCATCGTCACCCGCCTGACCGCCCGCGCCGAAGAAATCGCAGCGGCGCTGGCGAACGGCACATCGCTGGCCGAACAGGGGCTGAACCCGCAGACCGTGACCGACCAGGACCGCAGCGCCTTTATCACCGGCACGCCGACCGGCTTCATGAACGAGGTCTTCGAAATGGATCTGGATGAGACCCGCGTTCTTCCGGGTGCACAATCCGTGGCGCTGGTGCGCCTCGATGCCGTCAATCCCGCCTCCGAGAACGCGCAGGCACAGGCGCTGGCCGACCAGCTGCGCGAACAGCAGAACGAGGCGCTGTCGCGCGCCCTGTTCAGTGTCTACGCGCAGGATGTTCTCAACCGCGCGGGACAGGCCATCGACCAGCGTGCGATCAACGCCGTGCATGTGAATTTCCAGTAA
- the trpE gene encoding anthranilate synthase component I, whose protein sequence is MALTPDFPAFEAAYAAGRHQVVFTRLAADLDTPVSLMLKLGGAAENAFMLESVTGGEVRGRYSIIGMKPDLIWRCRGETSEVNRAARYDPDAFTPMQGNPLDSLRALIDESRIELPEGLPQAAAGLFGYLGYDMIRLVERLPDVNPDPLGLPDAMMLRPSVIAVLDGVKGEVTVVSPAWVTEGQSARAAYAQAAERVMDAVRDLERAPASATRDLGDAAPAPEPVSNFTRDGYKAAVEKARDYIKAGDIFQVVPSQRWAQEFRQPPFALYRSLRRTNPSPFMFYFNFGGFHIVGASPEILVRVFGQEITIRPIAGTRPRGATPEEDRALEADLMADEKELAEHLMLFDLGRNDVGRVAKIGTVRPTEEFIVERYSHVMHIVSNVVGELAEDKDALDAFFAGMPAGTVSGAPKVRAMQIIDELEPEKRGIYGGGVGYFSAGGDMDMCIALRTAVIKDETLYIQAGGGVVYDSDPEAEYMETVHKSGAIRRAAEDAARFGGGGSNR, encoded by the coding sequence ATGGCGCTGACACCCGACTTCCCCGCCTTCGAAGCCGCCTATGCCGCCGGTCGGCATCAGGTGGTCTTTACCCGCCTCGCCGCCGATCTCGACACGCCGGTGTCGCTGATGCTCAAGCTGGGGGGTGCGGCCGAAAACGCCTTCATGCTCGAATCCGTCACCGGCGGAGAGGTGCGCGGGCGCTATTCGATCATCGGGATGAAGCCAGACCTGATCTGGCGCTGCCGTGGCGAAACCTCCGAGGTCAACCGCGCCGCCCGCTACGATCCCGATGCGTTCACGCCGATGCAGGGCAATCCGCTCGACTCGCTGCGCGCGCTGATCGACGAAAGCCGCATCGAGTTGCCCGAGGGTCTGCCGCAGGCGGCGGCGGGTCTGTTCGGCTATCTCGGCTACGACATGATCCGGCTGGTAGAACGCCTGCCGGACGTCAACCCCGATCCGCTGGGCCTTCCGGATGCGATGATGCTGCGCCCGTCGGTGATTGCCGTGCTGGACGGGGTGAAGGGCGAAGTGACCGTCGTGTCCCCCGCATGGGTGACCGAAGGCCAGAGCGCGCGCGCCGCCTACGCGCAGGCGGCCGAGCGCGTCATGGATGCGGTGCGTGATCTCGAACGCGCGCCGGCCAGTGCCACCCGCGATCTGGGCGATGCGGCGCCCGCCCCCGAACCGGTGAGCAACTTCACCCGCGACGGATACAAGGCCGCCGTCGAGAAAGCCCGCGACTACATCAAGGCGGGCGATATCTTTCAGGTGGTGCCAAGCCAGCGGTGGGCGCAGGAATTCCGCCAGCCGCCCTTCGCGCTCTACCGGTCGCTTCGCCGCACGAATCCCTCGCCGTTCATGTTCTATTTCAACTTCGGCGGCTTCCACATCGTGGGCGCGAGCCCCGAAATCCTCGTCCGGGTCTTCGGGCAGGAAATCACCATCCGGCCCATTGCGGGCACCCGCCCCCGGGGCGCCACGCCGGAAGAGGATCGCGCGCTCGAAGCCGACCTGATGGCGGACGAAAAGGAACTGGCCGAGCACCTTATGCTGTTCGATCTGGGCCGCAACGATGTGGGCCGTGTCGCCAAGATCGGCACTGTGCGCCCGACCGAGGAATTCATCGTCGAGCGCTACAGCCACGTGATGCATATCGTGTCGAACGTTGTGGGCGAGTTGGCCGAGGACAAGGACGCGCTCGATGCCTTCTTTGCGGGGATGCCCGCAGGCACCGTTTCGGGCGCGCCGAAAGTCCGCGCCATGCAGATCATCGACGAGCTGGAACCCGAAAAGCGCGGTATCTACGGTGGCGGTGTCGGCTATTTCAGCGCGGGCGGCGACATGGATATGTGCATCGCCCTGCGGACCGCCGTAATCAAGGACGAAACGCTTTATATTCAGGCCGGTGGCGGCGTCGTATACGACAGCGACCCCGAAGCCGAGTATATGGAAACCGTCCATAAATCCGGCGCGATACGCCGCGCCGCCGAAGACGCAGCACGCTTCGGCGGGGGCGGCAGTAACCGCTAG
- the trpD gene encoding anthranilate phosphoribosyltransferase produces MSERLKPLIDAAADGPLTRQQAEEAFQILFDGEATPSQIGGFLMALRTRGETVDEYAAAAAVMRAKCHKVNAPAGAIDIVGTGGDGKGTLNISTATAFVVAGAGVIVAKHGNRNLSSKSGAADALTQMGLKTMVGAKVVEEALKETGIGFMMAPMHHPAIAHVMPTRSELGTRTIFNILGPLTNPAGVKRQLTGAYRRDLIRPMAETLKALGSEAAWLVHGSDGTDELTITGVSWVAALSDGAITDTEVHPDDAGLPVHPFEAIEGGTPADNARAFNALLDGEPSAYRDAVLLNSAAAIMIAGACDDLPAGVEMARESIDSGAARAKITAVARITQNA; encoded by the coding sequence ATGAGCGAGCGCCTCAAACCCCTGATCGATGCCGCCGCTGACGGGCCGCTGACCCGCCAGCAGGCCGAGGAAGCCTTCCAGATCCTGTTCGACGGCGAAGCAACGCCAAGCCAGATCGGCGGCTTTCTGATGGCTCTGCGCACGCGGGGCGAAACGGTGGACGAATACGCCGCCGCCGCCGCCGTGATGCGCGCCAAGTGCCACAAGGTGAACGCCCCCGCGGGCGCCATCGACATCGTGGGCACCGGGGGCGACGGCAAGGGTACGCTGAATATCTCGACCGCGACGGCCTTTGTCGTGGCGGGGGCCGGTGTCATCGTGGCCAAGCACGGCAACCGCAACCTCAGTTCGAAATCCGGTGCAGCGGATGCGCTGACCCAGATGGGCCTGAAAACCATGGTCGGTGCCAAGGTGGTCGAGGAAGCGCTGAAGGAAACCGGTATCGGGTTCATGATGGCGCCGATGCACCACCCTGCGATCGCCCATGTGATGCCTACGCGGTCTGAACTGGGGACGCGCACGATCTTCAACATTCTCGGGCCCCTGACCAACCCCGCAGGCGTCAAGCGGCAGCTGACGGGTGCCTACCGGCGCGACCTGATCCGCCCCATGGCCGAGACGCTGAAGGCGCTCGGGTCCGAGGCCGCGTGGCTGGTCCACGGGTCGGACGGCACGGACGAGCTGACGATTACCGGCGTCTCCTGGGTGGCAGCGTTGAGCGACGGTGCGATCACCGATACCGAAGTGCATCCGGACGATGCAGGCCTGCCCGTGCATCCCTTCGAGGCGATCGAGGGCGGAACACCCGCCGACAACGCGCGCGCCTTCAACGCGCTCTTGGATGGCGAGCCGTCCGCCTACCGCGACGCGGTGCTGCTCAACAGTGCGGCGGCGATCATGATCGCGGGGGCCTGCGACGACCTGCCAGCGGGCGTTGAGATGGCCCGCGAAAGCATCGATTCCGGCGCCGCCCGCGCCAAGATCACCGCCGTGGCCCGCATCACCCAGAATGCTTGA
- a CDS encoding MBL fold metallo-hydrolase yields the protein MFLSRTSPSAGAGSAEITGFYDAPTGSIQYLAVDPQTRKGALIDTVLSFHPQSASTDSTSAEAILRFAESEGVEIEWILDTHPHADHLMASSFLRERLGVPNAIGARVRDIAELWRDLYNLPDSFDPDRDFDRLFEDGDRFRIGSLDVRVMLSPGHTLGSITYVVGKDAAFVHDTFMQPDAGTSRADFPGGSASDLWQSLQSILALPEHTRLFIGHDYGTEYRKMPQWDSTVAEQRRHNIHLGGGTDRDSYIALRESRDATLTLPDRMLEVLQINLRAGRLPDAEGDGNRYLKIPLNRF from the coding sequence ATGTTCCTCTCGCGCACGAGCCCTTCTGCGGGGGCCGGTTCCGCTGAAATCACGGGCTTTTACGACGCACCGACCGGCAGCATCCAGTACCTTGCCGTCGATCCACAGACGCGCAAGGGCGCGCTGATCGACACGGTGCTGAGCTTTCATCCGCAATCGGCCTCGACCGACAGCACCAGTGCCGAAGCGATCCTGCGTTTCGCCGAAAGCGAAGGGGTCGAGATTGAATGGATCCTCGACACCCACCCCCATGCGGATCACCTTATGGCGTCATCCTTCCTGCGCGAGAGGCTTGGCGTGCCCAATGCCATCGGCGCGCGGGTGCGTGACATCGCCGAGCTGTGGCGCGACCTTTACAACCTGCCGGACAGTTTCGACCCCGACCGCGATTTCGATCGCCTGTTCGAGGACGGGGACAGGTTTCGCATAGGATCTCTGGACGTGCGGGTGATGCTGTCGCCGGGGCACACACTGGGGTCGATCACCTATGTGGTGGGCAAGGATGCGGCATTCGTGCACGATACCTTCATGCAGCCGGATGCGGGCACATCGCGCGCGGACTTCCCCGGCGGATCGGCCAGCGATCTGTGGCAATCGCTCCAGTCGATCCTCGCGCTGCCGGAGCATACGCGGCTGTTCATCGGCCACGATTACGGCACCGAATACCGCAAGATGCCGCAGTGGGACTCCACGGTCGCCGAGCAGCGGCGCCACAACATCCATCTGGGCGGAGGCACCGATCGCGACAGCTATATCGCGCTGCGCGAGAGCCGCGATGCGACGCTGACCCTGCCGGACCGTATGCTGGAAGTGTTGCAGATTAACCTTCGCGCGGGCCGTCTTCCCGACGCCGAAGGCGACGGGAACCGCTATCTCAAGATACCGCTGAACCGCTTCTAG
- a CDS encoding anthranilate synthase component II translates to MLLLIDNYDSFTYNLVHYLGQLGAEMEVHRNDALSVEDVLAKRPSAILLSPGPCDPARAGICVPLTQAAAENRIPLLGVCLGHQTLGEAFGGKVVRAADIVHGKLGQMHHHGKGVFAGLPNPFAATRYHSLIVERESLPDCLEITAGLEDGTIMGLQHRELPLHGVQFHPESIRSEHGHKLLQNFLDTVKEPA, encoded by the coding sequence ATGCTGCTGCTGATCGACAATTATGACAGTTTCACCTATAATCTGGTCCATTATCTGGGCCAGCTTGGTGCCGAAATGGAGGTGCACCGCAACGACGCGCTGAGCGTCGAGGACGTGCTTGCAAAGCGCCCGAGCGCGATCCTGTTGTCCCCCGGTCCCTGCGATCCCGCCCGTGCGGGCATCTGCGTTCCACTGACGCAGGCGGCGGCGGAAAACCGCATACCGCTGTTGGGCGTGTGCCTCGGCCACCAGACGCTGGGCGAGGCTTTCGGCGGCAAGGTCGTGCGCGCCGCCGACATCGTCCACGGCAAGCTGGGGCAGATGCACCACCACGGAAAGGGTGTCTTCGCGGGTCTTCCCAACCCCTTTGCCGCCACCCGCTACCATTCGCTGATCGTCGAGCGCGAGAGCCTGCCCGACTGCCTCGAAATCACGGCAGGGCTGGAGGACGGGACGATCATGGGGCTGCAACACCGCGAGTTGCCGCTGCACGGGGTGCAGTTCCATCCCGAATCCATCCGGTCCGAACACGGCCACAAGCTGCTGCAAAATTTCCTCGATACGGTGAAGGAGCCGGCATGA
- a CDS encoding uracil-DNA glycosylase: protein MLDQSRLGRWTELPFFARDLPAIEAALAADTRAVLPPAPQVFNALERVQPDEVRVVILGQDPYHTPGKADGLAFSIRGDFRGKLDSLGNIFKELHSDLGITRTRTQLDDWADQGVLLLNTALTVPEGAAKGHARIGWDALTAQVLARLADSPRAYLLWGGPAQKAANTVDPERNLKLETAHPSPLSAYRGFFGARPFSRVNAWLQSRGHSAINWGDPEVK, encoded by the coding sequence ATGCTTGACCAAAGCCGTCTGGGCCGCTGGACAGAGCTGCCCTTCTTTGCGCGCGACCTGCCCGCGATCGAGGCAGCACTCGCTGCCGACACACGCGCGGTCCTGCCGCCCGCCCCGCAGGTTTTCAACGCGCTTGAGCGGGTTCAGCCCGACGAGGTGCGTGTCGTCATCCTCGGGCAGGATCCCTACCACACCCCCGGCAAGGCCGACGGTCTTGCCTTTTCGATCCGCGGTGATTTTCGCGGTAAACTGGACAGTCTGGGAAACATATTCAAAGAGTTGCACAGCGATCTGGGCATCACGCGCACCCGCACGCAACTTGACGACTGGGCCGATCAGGGTGTCTTGCTGCTCAACACCGCGCTGACCGTGCCGGAAGGCGCCGCAAAGGGCCACGCCCGCATCGGCTGGGACGCGCTGACCGCACAGGTGCTGGCGCGTCTGGCGGACAGTCCACGGGCCTATCTGCTCTGGGGCGGCCCCGCCCAGAAGGCGGCAAACACGGTCGATCCCGAGCGGAACCTGAAGCTCGAAACCGCACACCCGTCGCCGCTTTCGGCATATCGCGGGTTCTTCGGGGCGCGCCCGTTCAGCCGTGTGAATGCATGGTTGCAGTCGCGGGGCCACAGCGCCATAAACTGGGGCGATCCGGAGGTGAAATGA
- the gpt gene encoding xanthine phosphoribosyltransferase — protein sequence MSDKVKDPSRLPHEKGFHISWDQIHRDSRALAWRLDGQGPDDGGWRAVVAITRGGMAPAMIVARELDIRTVDTISVKSYDHQDQSAAQVLKAPDEALMGDGTGILVVDDLVDSGKTLELVRSLYPKAHFATVYAKPKGRPQVETFITEVSQDTWIFFPWDMALQYVEPYRGKD from the coding sequence ATGTCCGACAAAGTCAAAGATCCCTCCCGCCTGCCGCACGAGAAAGGGTTCCACATCAGCTGGGACCAGATCCACCGTGACAGCCGCGCGCTCGCGTGGCGTCTGGATGGACAGGGGCCCGATGACGGCGGCTGGCGCGCGGTGGTGGCCATCACCCGTGGCGGCATGGCCCCCGCGATGATTGTCGCCCGCGAGCTCGATATCCGCACCGTGGACACGATTTCCGTGAAATCCTACGACCATCAGGACCAGTCCGCGGCCCAGGTGCTCAAGGCGCCCGACGAGGCGCTGATGGGCGACGGCACCGGTATTCTGGTCGTCGACGATCTCGTCGACAGCGGCAAGACGCTGGAACTGGTGCGCAGCCTATACCCCAAAGCCCATTTCGCCACCGTCTACGCCAAGCCCAAGGGCCGCCCGCAAGTCGAAACCTTCATCACCGAAGTCAGCCAGGACACATGGATTTTCTTCCCCTGGGATATGGCCCTGCAATACGTCGAACCCTACCGCGGCAAGGACTGA